A window of Rhododendron vialii isolate Sample 1 chromosome 13a, ASM3025357v1 contains these coding sequences:
- the LOC131313254 gene encoding LOW QUALITY PROTEIN: probable LRR receptor-like serine/threonine-protein kinase At3g47570 (The sequence of the model RefSeq protein was modified relative to this genomic sequence to represent the inferred CDS: inserted 2 bases in 1 codon; substituted 1 base at 1 genomic stop codon): protein MWKLDCENNNLTGAIPSTLFNMSRLQALGLTKNNLSGSIPSSPGLWSPNLKGLFLGMNNHSGVIPNSISNATNLLLLNLSYNMFTVSIPHSLGNLKLLEVLDLGLNQLTGEDDSSSSELSFVTSLTNCRHLRSLYLSFNPLNGILPPTIGNLSSFIILIEMHSCKINGKIPREIGNLSSLITLSASQNNLTGFVPMTIKGLQNLQILSLGQNRLQGPIPVEICHPDHPGRLAMAQNKFSGPLPECLGNTITSLRYVDLGSNRLTSSIPKSFGNIKDLLQFTLNSNSLSGNLPSELGNFKAAFVIDLSINQFSGEIPSTIGGLLSLEILYLDHNRLEGSTPQTFGRLISMESLDISHNNLTGVIPKSSEALLQLKYFNVSFNRLTREIPSGGPFDNLTNESFLSNEALCGAPRFNVPPCHLGSPHQSRKRRLLHLTYVLLPIASILFAMATTFASKRCQRRSENHAAIDMSPVRCHRTIAYHELLRATNLFTESNLLGTGSFGLVYKGILQDGTILAIKVFYLKLEGAFRSFDTEXEILRNLRHXNLIGVISSCSTPDFKGLVLEYMPNGTLEKELYSHNYFLDILKRLEIMIDVACALEYPHYGYSTPMVHCDLKPSNVLLDNDMVAHVSDFGIAKFLYGKSIVQTKTIATTGYIEPEYGSEGLVSTRCDMYSFGIMLMETFTRTKPTDAMFDGDLRLKNWVANLME, encoded by the exons ATGTGGAAACTAGATTGCGAAAACAACAACCTAACGGGCGCCATCCCCTCAACACTCTTCAACATGTCACGGTTACAAGCACTAGGTCTCACGAAGAATAACCTTTCAGGCAGCATTCCATCAAGTCCAGGCCTTTGGAGTCCAAATCTTAAAGGACTTTTCCTTGGAATGAACAATCACAGCGGAGTTATTCCAAATTCCATCTCAAATGCCACCAACCTGCTTTTGCTAAACCTTTCTTACAACATGTTCACTGTCTCAATTCCGCACTCACTTGGGAATTTAAAACTCCTAGAGGTACTGGACTTGGGGTTAAACCAATTAACTGGTGAAGACGACTCTTCATCTTCGGAATTGAGCTTCGTCACTTCCCTGACAAATTGCAGACACTTGAGAAGCTTGTATTTATCATTCAATCCTTTGAATGGAATCCTTCCGCCGACAATCGGAAATCTCTCCTCTTTTATCATACTAATTGAAATGCATAGTTGTAAAATCAATGGTAAAATTCCTAGGGAAATTGGTAATTTGAGTAGTTTGATCACTTTATCTGCATCTCAGAATAACTTGACCGGGTTTGTTCCGATGACAATCAAAGGTCTACAGAACCTCCAAATTTTATCTTTGGGCCAGAACAGATTACAAGGTCCCATTCCAGTTGAAATATGTCATCCAGACCATCCGGGTAGATTAGCCATGGCCCAAAATAAGTTTTCTGGACCATTGCCAGAATGCTTAGGAAATACTATTACGTCTCTAAGATATGTCGACCTCGGTTCCAATAGATTAACATCTAGCATACCCAAAAGCTTTGGCAACATCAAAGACCTCTTGCAATTTACATTGAACTCGAATTCTTTAAGTGGAAACCTACCATCAGAACTTGGGAATTTCAAGGCTGCATTTGTGATAGATCTATCCATAAATCAATTCTCAGGTGAAATCCCGAGCACGATTGGAGGTCTACTAAGCCTGGAGATTCTTTATCTAGATCATAACAGGCTAGAGGGTTCCACTCCTCAGACATTTGGTAGGTTGATAAGCATGGAATCCCTAGACATATCTCACAACAATCTCACCGGTGTGATTCCCAAATCTTCAGAGGCACTCTTGCAGCTAAAGTATTTCAATGTATCTTTTAATAGATTAACCAGAGAAATTCCGAGCGGAGGACCATTTGATAACCTCACAAACGAGTCATTTCTGTCGAATGAAGCATTATGCGGCGCCCCTAGGTTTAATGTGCCGCCATGTCATTTGGGTTCTCCTCACCAATCAAGGAAAAGAAGATTGCTGCATCTTACGTACGTTTTGCTGCCAATTGCATCCATTTTGTTTGCTATGGCCACCACATTTGCAAGCAAGAGATGCCAAAGAAGAAGCGAAAATCATGCTGCAATAGATATGTCGCCGGTGAGATGTCATCGAACAATTGCTTACCATGAGCTTCTACGAGCAACAAATTTGTTCACCGAAAGCAACTTGCTTGGCACGGGTAGTTTCGGTTTAGTGTACAAAGGGATACTCCAGGATGGGACAATATTGGCCATTAAGGTGTTCTACCTGAAACTAGAAGGTGCATTCAGAAGTTTTGATACAGA TGAAATCCTACGCAACCTTCGCCATTGAAATCTAATAGGAGTCATCAGCAGTTGCTCAACCCCTGATTTCAAAGGCTTGGTACTTGAGTACATGCCAAATGGCACTCTCGAAAAAGAGTTGTACTCTCACAACTATTTCTTAGACATCTTGAAAAGGTTAGAGATAATGATAGATGTGGCTTGTGCCTTGGAGTACCCTCACTATGGTTACTCAACGCCCATGGTTCATTGTGATTTGAAGCCAAGTAATGTCCTTTTGGACAATGATATGGTTGCACATGTGAGTGATTTTGGAATTGCAAAGTTCTTATATGGTAAAAGCATTGTACAGACAAAGACAATAGCAACAACTGGATACATTGAGCCAG AGTATGGATCGGAAGGATTGGTGTCCACCAGGTGTGATATGTATAGTTTCGGTATCATGTTAATGGAAACATTTACAAGAACAAAGCCCACTGATGCAATGTTTGATGGAGATTTGAGATTGAAGAACTGGGTAGCTAATTTGATGGAGTAG